GTCAGCAAGGACACGATCGAGGAATCCCTGAGGGAGCGCCAGCTCAAGACGGCCCTGCCCGCGGCCGCCCACCTCCAGAACCTCATGGACGAATACCGCCGGCGCCTCCAGGACCTGGTGGCTTCCTTCGAGGTCTTCGCCAACGACGCCGACTACAAGGCCCGGTACGAAGACCTCCTCCAGCGCGGGATCCTGAGCCGGTTCCTCGCCGACGACACCCTCCTGCTCTCCTATCAGGACGCCGAGGGCGGGCACTTCACGGCTCCCTGGCGCGGCCTCCTCCCCGAGGAGCAGGGCCAGCTGACGAACCACGTCCTTCCCCTCGGAGAGGAGGCCATCCGGACCGGCCGGCCCACCCTCTCCCGGATCTTCTTCCTCAAGCTCATCGCGTTGAAGGGGCTTCCCGAACCCGCGGTGGCCGTGACCATCCCCGTCTCCTCCGGGGGGCGGCCCGTGGCGGCCATCACGGCCGTCTTTCTACTCCAGGGCATCCAGGACAGCCTGAAGGTGTACAGCCGGGAATTCACCCTCTACGTCACCGATACGGAGGGCCATCTGATCTTCCACTCCGAGAGGGCCCACCAGACCCAGGCCCAGGACCTCTCCTCGGACCCCGTGGTCCAGAGGGTCCTTTCTTCCGGGGTTCTCCCCACCAGCCCCGTGAATTTCAACGTGACCAAGCTCGTGGGAGAAAAGAAGAGGACCTTCCTGGTCACCTGCGCCCCGGTCACCACCTACGACTGGCTCCTCTTCTCGGAGGTGGACCGGGAAAACTACTATGCCCCCATCGTGCGGTTGAAGGCCCAGTCCACCTGGTGGGTGGCCCTCTCCATCGTGGGGGCCCTGGTCATCGGGATCTACCTGGCCCGGCTCATCACCCGGCCCATCACCACCCTCGTGGATGTGAGCCGGGACCTGGCTCGGGGAAACTTCTCCCGGCGGGCCGACGTGCGGAGCCTCACGGAAATCGGCGAACTCGGCCGGGCCTTCAACGCCATGGCCGGGGAGATCGAGGAGTACATCCAGAAGGTCGAGGCGGCGGCGAAAGAGACCCAGCAGCTCTTCATGGACTCCATCCGCGCCATCGCCAACGCCCTGGACGCCAAGGATCCTTACACCCGCGGCCATTCCGAACGGGTGTCGGCCTACTCCATGATCGTGGGCCAGGAATACGGCCTGGACGAGAGGTCCATGCGGATCATGGAGATTGCCTCCCTCCTGCACGACGTGGGCAAGATCGGCATCGAGGATCGCATCCTGAGGAAACCCGGGGCCCTGACGGCGGAGGAGTTCGAGATCATGAAGACCCATCCCCCCAAGGGGGCCCAGATCCTCGGGTCCATTCCCCAGATGCGGGACATCATCCCCGGGATCCGGTTCCACCACGAGAAGTGGGCGGGTGGCGGCTACCCGGACGGCCTCAAAGGCCAGTCCATCCCCCTCCTGGCGCGGATCATCGGGGTGGCGGACGCCTTCGACGCCATGACCACGAACCGCCCCTACCAAAAGGCCATGACGCCCGCCCAGGCGGCCGCCCGCATCAACGACTTGAAGGTCAGCGTGTACGACCCCCAGGTCGTGGAGGCCTTCAACCGGGCTTTCCAGAAGGGCCTGTTCGCGCCCTTCTTCCAGCCCGCCCACCAGAAACAGCCCGCGTGAATGGGGGGACCGAGGGACCGGGTACAAGGGGAGTAGGGGATTAGGGCACCGAGGGACAGGGAAACAGCCATCTCGCCCCTTTGCCTCTCCCGTTTTTCGTCCAACGTCTCACTTCTCTCGTCTAACGCTTCTATTTCGGCAGTTCCACGAGGACGTTGGAGCCGGGTTCCATGTTTTCGATGGCGATGCCTCCCCTGTACTTGGAGAGGACTTCCCGGACGAGGAAGAGCCCCATTCCGAAGCCTGGGGACTTGTAGCTGGGCACCGAAAGGCGGCCCGGCTCGTAGGGTTCCAGGAGCCGGTCCCGCTGGTCCTTGGGGAACCCCGGCCCGTAGTCCCGGACGGCGAAGATGACCTTTCGGGAGTCGTGCAGAAGGTAGACTTTCACCTTGACGCCTTCGGGGGAGAACTTGACGGCATTGTCCAGGACCTGCCGGAAGAGGATCGCCGCGTCCTCCCGGTTCATCTCGTAGAAAAGGACGTCCTTCTCCTTCTGGACCTGAACCGTCAGGTGCCGCGCCTCGGCCTGGGGGGCCAGGGCGGAGAGAACCTCCTCGAGGACGGCCACGAGATCGCACGCCTCCCCGCGGGGGGCCTCCTTGACCTTCGTGAAGGCCAGCAGGTCGTTGATCAGGTTCTCGAGGTGGACCGACTCGTCCACGACGATGGCCAGGTACTCGTCGGCGTTCTCCTCCCGCTTCTTGGGGTATCGGCGAAGGAGATCCGCGTAGGAACGGATGTTGGTCAGGGGCGTTTTCATCTCGTGGGAGACGTTGTTCAGGAAGGCCCGCTTGAGCTGGTCCAATTCCTTGAGCTTTTCCAGCGCCTCCTGGAGATCCGCGGTCCGCTCGAGGACCTTCACCTCCAGCCTCTCGTTGGCCGCCGCCAGATCCTCCATGAGCTGGAGCGATTGA
The genomic region above belongs to Acidobacteriota bacterium and contains:
- a CDS encoding HD domain-containing phosphohydrolase, which encodes MNDGGSRERNGRTIGIFWILSVLLLALVVVPLVSFAWKTISVSKDTIEESLRERQLKTALPAAAHLQNLMDEYRRRLQDLVASFEVFANDADYKARYEDLLQRGILSRFLADDTLLLSYQDAEGGHFTAPWRGLLPEEQGQLTNHVLPLGEEAIRTGRPTLSRIFFLKLIALKGLPEPAVAVTIPVSSGGRPVAAITAVFLLQGIQDSLKVYSREFTLYVTDTEGHLIFHSERAHQTQAQDLSSDPVVQRVLSSGVLPTSPVNFNVTKLVGEKKRTFLVTCAPVTTYDWLLFSEVDRENYYAPIVRLKAQSTWWVALSIVGALVIGIYLARLITRPITTLVDVSRDLARGNFSRRADVRSLTEIGELGRAFNAMAGEIEEYIQKVEAAAKETQQLFMDSIRAIANALDAKDPYTRGHSERVSAYSMIVGQEYGLDERSMRIMEIASLLHDVGKIGIEDRILRKPGALTAEEFEIMKTHPPKGAQILGSIPQMRDIIPGIRFHHEKWAGGGYPDGLKGQSIPLLARIIGVADAFDAMTTNRPYQKAMTPAQAAARINDLKVSVYDPQVVEAFNRAFQKGLFAPFFQPAHQKQPA
- a CDS encoding HAMP domain-containing sensor histidine kinase encodes the protein AHGLSDEEQLVAALQSSTQLAEQFQEAHQLGRMYQDRLEEMTLLYHIGRGLAGVDSTEAALRLAGTLIHEARPVWKITVFLPGASGPSPVAAFGCEEDPLWRVDAPGAGNLALGLLQSGERMKLDNLRERLQRLHASPLPDIGEAQAVPVGPPGRPAGYLLVYSAADRGFTTEEERFFSLLEQVVSPRIQSLQLMEDLAAANERLEVKVLERTADLQEALEKLKELDQLKRAFLNNVSHEMKTPLTNIRSYADLLRRYPKKREENADEYLAIVVDESVHLENLINDLLAFTKVKEAPRGEACDLVAVLEEVLSALAPQAEARHLTVQVQKEKDVLFYEMNREDAAILFRQVLDNAVKFSPEGVKVKVYLLHDSRKVIFAVRDYGPGFPKDQRDRLLEPYEPGRLSVPSYKSPGFGMGLFLVREVLSKYRGGIAIENMEPGSNVLVELPK